In Cyanobacterium sp. T60_A2020_053, the genomic stretch TTTTTCTCGCATGGTTTTGGTCGTTTGATCCGAAAATACTAAATCACACTATTAACTAACTGTATTACTTTAGCAATTAATGGCTCGAAAAGGGTAAAATTTTAAGTCCAAGCCAAAATGATCGCAAATCTAATACACATCTCCAACAAATCATATTTTTTGCACTGTATTTCGTGCTTCTAGCCCGATTCTTGAAGAAAAATGAAAAAAAACTTTACTTTAATCCAAATCACCGATACTCACCTATTAGATGATCATAATGAAATTTTAAGAGGTCATAATCCTTACCAGAATTTACAGATGGTGTTACAGCAAGTCAAAACTTATCAACCCGATGGCTTATTACTAACAGGGGATTTAGCGGATCAAGGTAGCGCCCTTGCCTATAAATATTTATCTGAGGAGATGAATGAATTTAATTGCCCCATTTATTGGTTACATGGTAATCATGATAACCCTGAGCATTTAAAAAAAATATTGACACCATCTCAGCATTTAGGCTTTCAAGTCATTGATTTAGGTATGTGGCGATTACTAATAATTGATTCTGTGGTGGAGGGCGCTGGATTTGGAGAAGGTTATTTAGACACAGATCAATTAAACAGATTAAGAAAAGAATTATCTCAATATTCTGAAAAACCCACCATTATCGCTTTACATCATCATCCTATACCTACGGGCATTGATTGGCTAGATCAAATTGGCGTAAAAAATGGCGATGATTTAGTGATGTTGTTACATTCATTCCCCCAAGTGCCATTGGTATTATTTGGACATATCCATCATGAGTTAAATTATTCGCACATTAATGCCACTGGTGAGACTATCAACTTTTTTGGTTGTCCTTCTACTTTTTCTCAAGTTACACCACTCCAAGTTAATCCTGATGATCACTTACCCGGTTTTCGTCTCATTGATTTGTGTGAAGATGGCAGTTACCGCACCAAAATTCAAAGAGTTAAATAGGTGGTGTTGAAAAAGTATTTTGGTGAGAGGAGGTGTCAGGCTTCGGGTGTCAGGTTTCGGGTAAAATACTCATAAATTAAAGAGTTAAGCCAAATAGTTATTTTGGCTCTCCTACAGTAGTTATGACAAAATAATAAAAAATAAATAATTAATGTAAACTTTAATCAGTATGGCTTTGAGTATTTTAAAAATGTAATTATTATAAGTCAACAGTTTAAATTTAACCTAATACCTGATACCTGACACCTTTTTTTCACCTAATACCTGACACCTTTACAGCAAAGGGTTTTAATTTATTTAGTAGTTTTTATGCTGATTAAATACCTTAGTATTTCCTTGACGATTAAAACTTAAAACAGCAAAAGGTTGTTTCATCTTATCAGATTCCATCCCTGGGCTACCAATAGGCATACCAGCAACGGCTAATCCTTTCATATTTTTGGGTTTTTGGGTAAGAAATTTTTTAATATCATCGGCAGGAATATGCCCCTCCATCACATAACCATTGATAATAGAAGTATGACAAGAGGCTAACTCTGGAGGTAAATTATTTTTTTGTTTAATAGCATCTATATCATTAGTTTTAATATCTGTCACCTCAAAACCATGCTTTTTCATGTGTGAAATCCATTGCCCGCAACAACCACAAGAAGGGCTACGATAAACAGTTATTTTTTTACTACCACGATAATTAACTGTTGATTTATCCCAGACACTAACAGGGGTTGACTTATTCTCGTGATTTTCATTAGCATAACTGGGGTTATTGAAAGTAAAGGGAATACTGGCAATAATAGTTAAGGCGACAATGTTAGTCAAGTTTTTTAGTAATCTTGTTTTTCTCATGGCGGTTTCTCTTTTTATTGTCTTTTTTTTTATTATCTCAAAAAAATATGAAATTAAGATGAAATTATTTTCGGTAGATAAACAGTAAAAACACTACCTCTATTTTCTTCACTTTCTACCATGATTTTTCCAGCATGATTAATTACAATAGCATCTACCATCGCTAAACCCAAGCCACAGCTCCCGTTGTTTCTATTTCTAGCCTTATCAACTCGATAAAAACGGTTGAAAATTAATTTTTGCTCTTCTTTTGAAATACCAATTCCTGTATCTTTTATTTTAATAATTAAGTCTTTTTTATCGCTGTCTAAATAAATAGTAACTTCTCCATTAACTGGAGTATTTTGAATAGCGTTAATAATTAAATTGGTTATTAATCGATAAATTTCTTCTTCATTACCTCTAATAAAAGATTCTTTTTTATTGGTTAAGATTTGAGCAGATAGATTAATTTTATTTTCCACAGCTAAGTAACCGCATTCTTCCACTAAATCGTTAATAATATCTATTAAATTAATATATTTTTTATATTTTTCTGTAATTATATCAAGAGAAGATTGGCGATTATCTAATTTATTTAACATTAATAAATCATTGACAATATTAATTAATCTTTGATTTTGTCTATAAATGATTTCCAAAGTTTCTTGACTATCTTTAATTGTTAAATTATCTGTTAATAAAACACTATCTAAGGTTACTTTTATTGAAGCTAAAGGAGTTCTTAATTCATGGGCAACATCTGAACTAAATTGAGATTTTTGTTCATAAGCTAAAGAAAGAGGTTGCATCGCTTTATCTGCTAAATAGTAACTAGCAAAAATAACAATAATAATTAAAACTGGTAAGCCTAATAATAATAAAATTCTAATATTAGCTACATAATTATCAAAATCTTCTAAACTTCTACCGATTTGTAAATAACCCCATTCTTGGTTATTGGTAGTATGTAAAAGTATCGTTATTTGACGATAACGAATGCCTTTTTTATCTTTGAAAGTAATTAATTCTTGCTGATATTTATTCAAAGGTATAATATCAGTTTCTATTCCAGATATGGCGATTAAATTTTCTGATAAGCCAAAGAAGTGAAAGAAGTATTTTTGTGGCGTGATAAGTTGGTTTTTTCGATAATCTCTCAAACACTTATTATCAACTAAACATAAATCGGTGATAATATTTTTAATTTTATCTTCTAATTGATTCGGTTCATTTAACAAAGGTTTAAAACTATTGTGGAGGGCGCTGGTAACAGTTTTTAACTCCTGATT encodes the following:
- a CDS encoding DUF411 domain-containing protein, which produces MRKTRLLKNLTNIVALTIIASIPFTFNNPSYANENHENKSTPVSVWDKSTVNYRGSKKITVYRSPSCGCCGQWISHMKKHGFEVTDIKTNDIDAIKQKNNLPPELASCHTSIINGYVMEGHIPADDIKKFLTQKPKNMKGLAVAGMPIGSPGMESDKMKQPFAVLSFNRQGNTKVFNQHKNY
- a CDS encoding HAMP domain-containing histidine kinase; amino-acid sequence: MKNNLLFHKTKVSLIRWYVSIFSGVITLGAFLVYEAIAHAHYVTINQELKTVTSALHNSFKPLLNEPNQLEDKIKNIITDLCLVDNKCLRDYRKNQLITPQKYFFHFFGLSENLIAISGIETDIIPLNKYQQELITFKDKKGIRYRQITILLHTTNNQEWGYLQIGRSLEDFDNYVANIRILLLLGLPVLIIIVIFASYYLADKAMQPLSLAYEQKSQFSSDVAHELRTPLASIKVTLDSVLLTDNLTIKDSQETLEIIYRQNQRLINIVNDLLMLNKLDNRQSSLDIITEKYKKYINLIDIINDLVEECGYLAVENKINLSAQILTNKKESFIRGNEEEIYRLITNLIINAIQNTPVNGEVTIYLDSDKKDLIIKIKDTGIGISKEEQKLIFNRFYRVDKARNRNNGSCGLGLAMVDAIVINHAGKIMVESEENRGSVFTVYLPKIISS
- a CDS encoding metallophosphoesterase yields the protein MKKNFTLIQITDTHLLDDHNEILRGHNPYQNLQMVLQQVKTYQPDGLLLTGDLADQGSALAYKYLSEEMNEFNCPIYWLHGNHDNPEHLKKILTPSQHLGFQVIDLGMWRLLIIDSVVEGAGFGEGYLDTDQLNRLRKELSQYSEKPTIIALHHHPIPTGIDWLDQIGVKNGDDLVMLLHSFPQVPLVLFGHIHHELNYSHINATGETINFFGCPSTFSQVTPLQVNPDDHLPGFRLIDLCEDGSYRTKIQRVK